Proteins found in one Pirellulales bacterium genomic segment:
- a CDS encoding PDZ domain-containing protein, protein MCIWLALVTAAAGADDLTRREDQAFRAAVDRVAPSVVRIETVGGLERVGRVEVGSAATTGLIVSADGYIVSSAFNFAQDPSSILVTLPDGERHAARLVGTDSNRMVTLLKVEAKRPLAVPEAAEESSMHVGAWAIAVGKAYDTARPNLSVGIISGLSRIWGKAIQTDAKISPLNYGGPLVDLDGRVLGILVPLSPDEQSEVAGAEWYDSGIGFAIPLAHIEQVLPRLREGDLRSGLLGVSLKSASLFGEPAIVGAVRPNSPAYRAGIKPGDRIAEIDGSAIESHAAMRSELNPRYAGDQISLVVLRGEERLEHRLELVGELPPYAHPFIGVLPLRDPATGVHGIVVRYVYHESPASRAGLAPGDRITHIGGHAVNSLEEVWEALARFAPSETIELQWTHGEEMRSAEIELAALPTDLPPVLPASHGALPGAAEQRPSVGKLDINVPEFTNKCVAYVPSDYDPRVPHGLVLWLHGAGGGKSDELIERFRPMCEARDLILVAPQAADAGGWKPTEERFIQGALAEVIKSYNIDSARVVAAGEGTGGSLAYAIAFAQREKIRAVAAINAPPAGKAPDNDPLQRLAIYSASSAKSASARAIRAGLEKLETMKFPVTRKDLGETERPLSADELLDLGRWIDALDRI, encoded by the coding sequence ATGTGTATTTGGCTGGCGCTAGTCACCGCGGCGGCCGGCGCCGACGATTTAACTCGCCGGGAAGATCAGGCGTTTCGCGCGGCGGTCGACCGGGTGGCCCCGTCGGTGGTCCGCATCGAGACCGTGGGCGGCTTGGAGCGGGTCGGACGGGTCGAGGTCGGCTCCGCCGCGACGACCGGGCTGATTGTTTCGGCCGATGGCTACATTGTCTCCAGCGCGTTCAACTTCGCGCAAGATCCGAGTTCGATTTTGGTAACGCTGCCTGACGGCGAACGTCACGCGGCGCGCCTGGTGGGGACTGACTCCAATCGCATGGTGACGTTGCTCAAGGTTGAAGCCAAACGACCGCTCGCGGTTCCAGAGGCGGCGGAAGAGTCGTCTATGCACGTCGGAGCCTGGGCCATTGCGGTCGGCAAGGCATACGATACCGCCCGGCCGAACCTATCGGTCGGCATCATCAGCGGGTTAAGCCGCATCTGGGGCAAGGCCATACAGACCGACGCCAAGATCTCGCCGCTCAACTACGGCGGGCCGCTAGTCGATCTCGACGGACGCGTGCTCGGCATCTTGGTTCCGCTGTCGCCCGATGAACAAAGCGAAGTCGCCGGCGCCGAATGGTACGACTCGGGCATTGGTTTCGCCATACCGCTGGCGCATATCGAGCAAGTTCTGCCACGGCTGCGCGAAGGTGACTTGCGCTCGGGTCTATTGGGCGTCAGTCTCAAGAGCGCCAGTCTGTTCGGCGAGCCGGCGATTGTCGGCGCGGTGCGTCCCAATTCGCCAGCGTATCGCGCGGGGATCAAACCAGGGGATCGTATCGCCGAGATCGATGGCAGCGCCATCGAGTCGCATGCGGCCATGCGCAGTGAGTTGAATCCGCGATATGCCGGCGATCAGATCAGCCTGGTGGTGCTGCGCGGCGAGGAGCGCTTGGAACACCGCTTGGAACTGGTCGGCGAGTTGCCGCCGTACGCTCATCCGTTCATTGGGGTGTTGCCGCTGCGCGACCCGGCAACCGGCGTGCATGGCATTGTGGTTCGGTATGTCTACCACGAGAGCCCTGCCAGCCGCGCTGGTTTGGCGCCGGGCGACCGCATTACGCACATCGGCGGTCACGCTGTCAATTCGCTGGAAGAGGTCTGGGAAGCGCTGGCTCGTTTCGCGCCAAGTGAGACGATCGAGTTGCAATGGACTCATGGCGAAGAGATGCGGAGCGCCGAAATTGAGTTGGCAGCGCTGCCGACTGATCTGCCTCCAGTGCTGCCGGCGTCGCACGGGGCGCTGCCCGGCGCGGCGGAACAGCGCCCCAGCGTGGGCAAATTGGATATCAACGTTCCCGAGTTCACGAACAAGTGCGTGGCCTATGTGCCGAGCGACTACGATCCGCGCGTGCCGCACGGCTTAGTGCTGTGGCTGCACGGAGCAGGGGGGGGCAAGTCGGACGAATTGATTGAAAGATTTCGTCCGATGTGCGAGGCGCGTGACCTGATCTTGGTGGCGCCCCAGGCCGCCGACGCTGGCGGTTGGAAGCCGACCGAAGAGCGCTTCATTCAGGGGGCGCTGGCCGAAGTCATCAAATCGTACAACATCGACTCAGCGCGTGTCGTGGCGGCAGGGGAGGGGACCGGCGGTTCGCTGGCATATGCCATCGCGTTCGCCCAGCGCGAGAAGATTCGCGCCGTCGCGGCGATCAATGCCCCGCCGGCGGGCAAAGCGCCAGACAACGATCCGCTTCAGCGCTTGGCCATCTACTCCGCGTCGAGCGCCAAGTCGGCGTCTGCCCGGGCCATTCGCGCCGGGCTGGAGAAGCTGGAGACGATGAAGTTTCCGGTGACGCGGAAGGATTTGGGCGAAACCGAGCGGCCGTTGTCCGCAGACGAGCTTTTGGACTTGGGACGTTGGATCGACGCGCTCGATCGCATCTAA
- a CDS encoding preprotein translocase subunit SecA encodes MSLLPNGLANPLQMLTGGSNGWRLARWAAQLPKIASFEPTLQALSDPELRKRSLSLRYRAKAQEPLERILPEAFALVREAGRRRLNMRHFDVQMLGGMAMFHRSIAEMQTGEGKTLTATLAMYLFALAGKGAHLATVNDYLARRDADWMRPLYDALAISVGVVESNLSQDDRRAAYACDVTYGTAKEFGFDFLRDRLLLRRIREGQNDIVGQMLGLDAAQGELPVQRDAQFCLVDEADSILIDEARTPLIISALPTEAERIAVQCYRWGAEVAPQFSEADHYEYDYDKQKAELNFAGRQLARNLPKPEAMDAVGMSHIYEYVQRAIKVSRAFILDRQYVVRDGEIVIVDEFTGRLSEGRKWRDGLHQAIEAKEGVEVTVDAGQAARVTVQDFFHRYERLAGMTGTAASSARELRKIYGVNVVPIPTNRPAIRQRLSDRAFGNSDVKWAAIAEEVRELNATGRPVLIGTRSIDKSELLSRLLRQIGIEHRVLNANKIVEEAEIVSRAGQLGRVTVSTNMAGRGTDIKLGPGVAELGGLHVICTEMHDSARIDRQLVGRCGRQGDPGTFRQYLALDDDILLTGLGPTTSKKLKERGKDAGGGFDQLAKLFVRAQRKIERRHYRDRRALMYFERERKKIQKQMGQDPYLDTAG; translated from the coding sequence ATGAGCCTATTGCCCAACGGGCTAGCCAATCCCTTGCAGATGCTCACCGGCGGTTCAAACGGCTGGCGACTCGCGCGTTGGGCGGCGCAACTGCCGAAGATCGCTAGTTTTGAACCCACGCTGCAAGCGCTCTCTGATCCCGAACTGCGTAAACGCAGCCTGTCGCTGCGCTATCGCGCCAAGGCTCAGGAACCGTTGGAACGCATCCTGCCCGAGGCGTTCGCGCTGGTCCGCGAGGCGGGGCGCCGCCGGCTGAACATGCGGCACTTCGACGTGCAAATGCTCGGCGGCATGGCCATGTTCCATCGTTCCATCGCCGAGATGCAAACTGGCGAGGGCAAAACGCTCACGGCCACTCTGGCAATGTACCTGTTCGCCTTGGCGGGCAAGGGCGCGCATCTGGCAACCGTCAACGACTATCTGGCGCGGCGCGACGCCGACTGGATGCGGCCTCTCTACGACGCGCTGGCCATCTCCGTCGGAGTCGTCGAATCGAACCTGTCGCAAGACGACCGCCGCGCGGCTTATGCCTGCGATGTGACCTACGGCACCGCCAAGGAGTTTGGCTTCGATTTTCTCCGCGACCGCCTGCTCTTGCGCCGCATTCGCGAGGGGCAAAACGACATCGTCGGCCAGATGCTGGGGCTCGACGCCGCGCAAGGCGAACTGCCGGTGCAGCGTGACGCGCAATTCTGTCTGGTCGACGAGGCCGACAGCATTTTGATCGACGAGGCGCGCACGCCGCTGATCATCAGCGCCTTGCCGACCGAAGCCGAACGCATTGCCGTGCAATGCTATCGCTGGGGGGCCGAAGTCGCGCCGCAGTTCAGCGAAGCGGACCACTACGAATACGATTACGACAAGCAAAAGGCCGAGCTGAACTTTGCGGGCCGCCAACTCGCGCGCAATCTGCCTAAGCCCGAGGCGATGGACGCCGTCGGCATGTCCCACATTTATGAATATGTGCAACGCGCCATCAAAGTCTCGCGGGCCTTCATTCTCGACCGGCAGTATGTGGTGCGCGACGGCGAGATCGTGATTGTCGACGAGTTCACCGGCCGCTTGTCCGAGGGACGCAAATGGCGCGACGGGTTGCACCAGGCCATCGAAGCCAAGGAAGGCGTGGAAGTGACCGTCGACGCTGGTCAAGCCGCCCGCGTCACCGTTCAGGATTTCTTTCATCGTTATGAGCGGCTGGCGGGCATGACCGGCACCGCTGCCAGTTCGGCGCGCGAGCTGCGCAAGATCTATGGGGTGAACGTCGTGCCAATTCCCACCAATCGGCCCGCTATTCGGCAGCGTCTGTCCGATCGCGCGTTCGGTAATAGCGACGTTAAATGGGCCGCGATCGCCGAGGAAGTGCGCGAGCTCAACGCCACCGGCCGTCCGGTGCTGATCGGCACGCGCTCCATTGACAAGAGCGAACTGCTGTCGCGCCTGCTGCGCCAGATCGGCATCGAGCATCGCGTGCTCAACGCCAACAAGATCGTGGAAGAGGCCGAGATCGTCTCGCGGGCAGGGCAACTCGGCCGCGTGACCGTATCGACCAACATGGCGGGGCGCGGCACCGACATCAAGCTCGGCCCCGGAGTGGCCGAGCTAGGCGGACTGCACGTGATTTGCACCGAAATGCACGACTCGGCGCGCATCGATCGGCAATTGGTTGGTCGCTGCGGCCGGCAGGGAGACCCCGGCACGTTTCGCCAATACCTTGCGCTCGACGACGACATTTTGCTGACGGGACTCGGACCCACGACTTCCAAAAAGCTCAAAGAACGTGGCAAGGACGCGGGCGGAGGATTCGATCAACTCGCCAAACTCTTTGTTCGCGCCCAGCGCAAGATAGAACGTCGCCACTATCGCGATCGCCGCGCGCTCATGTACTTCGAACGCGAACGCAAAAAGATTCAAAAGCAGATGGGGCAAGATCCCTATCTCGACACTGCCGGCTAA
- the queG gene encoding tRNA epoxyqueuosine(34) reductase QueG has translation MTHPSATARLGLSEQIKQAARRAGFAQVGICAAVRPGGIERFAEWLAAGYAGEMNYLSRRAAAYEHPSHVLDGVRSLVMLALPYQASAPQVAGQGRGRVSRYAWGTDYHDLIRQRVERVANEIAPVTPDARWRCVVDTAPLLEREFAQLAGLGWIGKNTLLLNRGLGSYFFLAALLTDLELEYDEPWASDYCGTCRACLDACPTGAFVAPYVLDARRCISYLTIELRGPVPSDLRPGMGDWVFGCDVCQEVCPWNQHAPLSIDSNLAPRADLDPLDLTELFSQDEQAFRQRFRGSPIWRAKRRGLLRNAAVVLGNQKLGSAIGALTLGLDDPEALVRGACAWALGRIGGDAAQAVLERRCETEPDSVVLAELRAALAEALMD, from the coding sequence ATGACTCACCCAAGCGCCACCGCAAGACTCGGCCTGAGTGAGCAGATCAAGCAGGCGGCGCGGCGCGCGGGTTTTGCCCAGGTGGGCATCTGTGCCGCAGTGCGGCCCGGCGGAATCGAACGGTTCGCTGAATGGCTGGCTGCCGGGTATGCGGGAGAGATGAACTACCTGAGCCGGCGCGCTGCTGCGTACGAACATCCTAGTCATGTGCTGGATGGGGTGCGATCGCTGGTGATGCTGGCGCTACCGTACCAAGCCAGCGCGCCACAAGTGGCAGGGCAGGGGAGGGGGCGCGTGTCGCGGTATGCCTGGGGAACCGACTACCACGATCTGATCCGCCAGCGCGTGGAGCGGGTGGCGAACGAGATTGCGCCGGTGACGCCCGACGCGCGCTGGCGCTGCGTAGTCGACACGGCGCCGCTTCTGGAGCGCGAGTTCGCGCAGCTTGCTGGCCTGGGCTGGATCGGCAAGAACACATTGCTGTTGAATCGCGGCCTGGGGAGCTATTTCTTTCTGGCGGCGCTGTTAACGGATTTGGAACTGGAATACGACGAGCCATGGGCATCCGACTATTGCGGCACGTGCCGGGCTTGCCTGGATGCCTGTCCGACTGGCGCCTTCGTCGCTCCGTATGTGCTCGACGCGCGGCGCTGCATTAGCTACCTGACCATCGAATTGCGTGGGCCCGTGCCCTCTGATTTACGTCCTGGCATGGGCGACTGGGTGTTCGGCTGCGATGTGTGTCAGGAGGTGTGCCCGTGGAATCAACATGCGCCCCTTTCCATTGATTCAAATCTCGCGCCGCGAGCCGATCTTGACCCGCTCGATCTGACCGAGTTGTTTTCGCAGGACGAGCAGGCGTTTCGCCAGCGGTTTCGCGGTTCTCCCATTTGGCGCGCCAAGCGCCGTGGATTGTTACGCAACGCCGCGGTCGTGTTGGGTAATCAGAAATTGGGATCCGCGATCGGGGCACTGACACTTGGCCTCGATGACCCAGAAGCGTTGGTGCGTGGCGCATGCGCCTGGGCGCTGGGGCGAATAGGCGGTGATGCGGCCCAGGCGGTATTGGAGCGACGCTGCGAAACGGAGCCAGACTCGGTGGTGCTGGCCGAACTGCGAGCGGCGCTGGCCGAAGCACTGATGGACTAG
- a CDS encoding enoyl-CoA hydratase/isomerase family protein — protein MRDLPLHLEIADSCATLWLNRPERANSINARMVELLAEHLDTLQRADAVRTLFIRGADGKFCSGADLKELAAADATVSDELDMRLARLLDRLAMLPMALVAVMESFALGGGFLISLYCDWRIATPQAQLGFTPLARNWMPPWGLSRLASWLGPARARQFLVARGSVTAEEALTLGLVDQIVPSLEVDAALGDLAKKWSGSRADVVAEAKQFYANWTGVAHAEWDRRSAAAFARTFRHPMAREAIGEFIVQRKSNPRTTKP, from the coding sequence ATGCGCGACTTGCCGCTCCATCTCGAGATCGCCGATTCGTGCGCGACGTTGTGGCTTAATCGGCCCGAGCGGGCCAACTCGATCAACGCGCGCATGGTGGAGTTATTGGCCGAGCATCTCGACACGTTGCAGCGCGCTGACGCGGTGCGAACTCTGTTTATCCGCGGCGCGGACGGAAAATTCTGCTCCGGCGCCGATCTCAAGGAGCTTGCCGCGGCGGATGCGACTGTCAGCGACGAGTTGGATATGCGACTGGCGCGGCTACTGGATCGGCTGGCGATGCTGCCGATGGCGCTGGTCGCGGTCATGGAGTCGTTCGCGCTGGGAGGCGGTTTTCTCATTTCGCTCTATTGCGATTGGCGCATCGCCACGCCGCAGGCGCAACTCGGCTTCACGCCGCTGGCGCGGAACTGGATGCCGCCGTGGGGATTGTCGCGCTTGGCGAGTTGGCTTGGCCCTGCCCGCGCGCGACAGTTTCTTGTTGCGCGTGGAAGCGTCACCGCCGAGGAAGCATTGACTCTTGGACTTGTGGACCAGATCGTTCCGTCACTGGAAGTGGACGCCGCACTCGGTGATCTCGCCAAAAAATGGAGCGGTTCGCGCGCGGATGTGGTAGCCGAAGCCAAACAGTTTTACGCCAACTGGACTGGCGTGGCGCATGCCGAATGGGATCGCCGCTCGGCGGCGGCGTTCGCCCGCACTTTTCGTCATCCGATGGCGCGCGAGGCCATCGGCGAATTTATCGTACAGCGCAAAAGTAATCCGCGGACAACCAAGCCATGA
- a CDS encoding thioesterase family protein gives MNSSLTPGIEGTYRRCVVTEHLVSHHNPGGAPVLSTPHLLGFMEAAAWQAMAPHLNAGDDSVGVGFEFQHLAPTPAGMTVTAQAVVTKVEGRFVTLTIEARDEQELIAKGQHVRAVITLERFKERLKRKVEQPNG, from the coding sequence ATGAACAGTAGCCTGACTCCGGGAATCGAAGGGACCTATCGGCGGTGCGTGGTGACGGAGCATTTGGTCAGTCACCACAATCCAGGGGGCGCGCCGGTGCTTAGCACACCGCATTTGTTGGGCTTCATGGAGGCCGCGGCCTGGCAGGCCATGGCGCCGCACCTCAACGCCGGCGACGATTCGGTCGGAGTGGGCTTTGAGTTTCAGCATTTGGCGCCAACACCGGCGGGCATGACCGTCACCGCCCAGGCGGTGGTCACCAAGGTCGAAGGTCGCTTCGTCACGTTGACGATCGAGGCGCGCGACGAACAGGAGCTGATTGCCAAAGGCCAGCATGTGCGCGCCGTGATTACCTTGGAGCGGTTCAAGGAACGTCTCAAGCGCAAGGTGGAACAGCCGAACGGCTAG
- a CDS encoding bifunctional riboflavin kinase/FAD synthetase has product MRLIRDLADLPHRFRSGAVAIGNFDGVHLGHARIARQLIERARGVGGPSLVFTFDPHPVRLLRPHDAPPPLTWTDRKAALLFELGVDCVLAYPTDEALLQLSARDFFEQIVRARLDARALVEGPNFFFGHNREGNIDLLRRYAAEANIECEIVEPVYVDGKIVSSSRVRKLIAAGEVRMASQLLTRPYRIRGMVAHGAARGAKLGFPTANIEAIDTLLPAVGVYAGIAHLGGASHTAAINIGPNPTFGEHALKVEAHLLDWHDSIYGQPLEVDFLARVREVRTFDGVDALKRQLQADIIETRRIVTEHQQEHSAKPTEAS; this is encoded by the coding sequence GTGAGACTTATTCGCGATTTGGCCGATTTGCCCCACCGATTTCGATCGGGAGCGGTGGCGATCGGCAACTTCGACGGCGTGCATCTGGGGCACGCGCGGATTGCGCGGCAATTGATCGAGCGGGCCCGCGGGGTCGGTGGGCCATCGTTGGTGTTCACGTTCGATCCGCACCCGGTGCGACTCTTGCGGCCGCACGACGCGCCGCCGCCGCTCACCTGGACCGATCGGAAGGCGGCGCTGCTGTTCGAATTGGGGGTCGACTGCGTGCTGGCGTATCCTACCGATGAGGCGCTATTGCAACTATCGGCGCGCGACTTTTTTGAGCAAATTGTCCGCGCGCGGCTCGACGCGCGCGCTTTGGTCGAAGGCCCGAACTTCTTCTTTGGGCACAATCGCGAGGGCAATATCGACCTATTGCGCCGCTACGCCGCCGAGGCGAACATCGAGTGCGAGATCGTCGAACCGGTGTACGTTGATGGAAAGATCGTCAGTAGCTCGCGAGTCCGCAAGCTCATCGCGGCGGGCGAGGTGCGCATGGCTAGCCAATTGCTGACCCGTCCCTACCGAATCCGCGGCATGGTGGCGCATGGCGCAGCGCGCGGCGCGAAGCTGGGATTCCCCACGGCTAATATCGAGGCGATCGACACGCTATTGCCGGCAGTGGGGGTGTATGCCGGCATCGCGCATCTGGGAGGCGCCAGCCATACGGCCGCGATCAACATCGGTCCGAATCCAACCTTTGGAGAGCACGCGCTGAAGGTCGAAGCGCACCTGCTCGATTGGCACGATTCGATCTATGGCCAACCATTGGAAGTCGATTTCCTGGCGCGCGTGCGCGAGGTGAGAACCTTTGACGGCGTCGACGCGCTGAAGCGCCAATTGCAGGCCGACATAATCGAAACCCGGCGCATCGTGACCGAACATCAGCAAGAACATTCAGCCAAACCGACGGAGGCGTCATGA
- a CDS encoding DHH family phosphoesterase, with the protein MTPDSIHWPRFAEIVRGHDRFLLTSHIRPDCDALGSELGMAGVLESLGKQVTIVNGQSTPPNLAFIDPERKIRALGQDIQASQIDAQVLIVLDTSAWQQLGPMADVVRGSQARKLVIDHHLSEDDLGAEPFKNTSAEATGRLVVEAADALGVTITEKIALPLFAAIATDTGWFRFPSTSGGTYRVAARLVDAGVRPQQLWTALYEQDTLARLQLRGRILARTTSDMEGRLMYTWVEEADFRETGALRSDTEDVINLTLSVQGVEVAVIFVEQPGGDFKISFRSRTQVSCSPLAEKFGGGGHKAAAGASVSGPLASAQRAVLDAVRAAMR; encoded by the coding sequence ATGACCCCTGATTCGATCCATTGGCCGCGATTCGCCGAGATTGTGCGCGGACACGACCGATTTTTGCTCACCAGTCACATCCGTCCTGATTGCGACGCGTTGGGAAGCGAGTTGGGCATGGCGGGTGTTTTGGAGTCGCTTGGCAAGCAAGTCACGATTGTCAACGGTCAGTCGACGCCCCCCAACCTGGCCTTTATCGATCCGGAACGAAAGATTCGCGCGCTGGGACAAGACATTCAAGCAAGTCAGATTGATGCCCAGGTGCTGATAGTGCTCGATACGAGCGCGTGGCAGCAATTGGGGCCCATGGCCGACGTGGTGCGCGGCAGCCAGGCTCGCAAGCTGGTCATCGATCATCACCTGAGCGAAGACGATCTGGGCGCCGAGCCCTTCAAAAACACCAGCGCCGAGGCCACCGGGCGCCTGGTGGTGGAGGCGGCCGATGCCTTGGGGGTGACGATCACCGAGAAGATCGCCCTGCCGCTGTTCGCGGCGATCGCGACCGACACTGGCTGGTTTAGATTTCCCTCGACGTCGGGCGGCACGTATCGGGTCGCCGCGCGGCTGGTCGACGCTGGCGTGCGTCCGCAACAGTTGTGGACCGCGCTGTACGAACAAGACACGCTGGCGCGTTTGCAATTGCGCGGACGCATCTTGGCCCGCACCACCAGCGATATGGAGGGGCGGCTGATGTATACCTGGGTGGAGGAGGCCGACTTTCGCGAGACCGGCGCGCTGCGCAGCGACACCGAGGACGTCATCAATCTCACGCTTTCAGTTCAAGGCGTGGAAGTGGCTGTGATCTTTGTCGAACAACCCGGAGGCGACTTCAAGATCAGCTTCCGCAGCCGCACGCAAGTGAGCTGTAGCCCGTTGGCGGAGAAGTTCGGTGGCGGCGGACACAAGGCCGCGGCGGGCGCCAGTGTGTCAGGACCGCTCGCTAGCGCGCAGCGCGCGGTGCTTGACGCTGTGCGCGCGGCGATGCGATAA
- a CDS encoding Rieske 2Fe-2S domain-containing protein, protein MSRTASPPAGKQPPAAKQPPAGDERRNFLEKVGAVVIGGLVMLVPAASGLWTFLNPLRRKGATAEFVRITPLAAVPADGVPRLFQVIRDRTDAWTHYDSEPVGAVYLRNVDGKLFAFNAECPHAGCMVAFLGDQKKFQCPCHDSSFQENGERIDPQHCPSPRGLDPLAVEVRDESGTQDVYVKFENFLAGSSKRIPRA, encoded by the coding sequence ATGAGCCGCACGGCATCTCCGCCCGCAGGCAAGCAGCCGCCCGCTGCTAAGCAACCCCCGGCCGGCGACGAGCGCCGCAACTTTTTGGAGAAGGTCGGCGCGGTCGTGATTGGCGGCTTGGTGATGCTAGTTCCAGCGGCCAGTGGCTTGTGGACCTTCCTCAATCCGCTGCGGCGCAAGGGCGCTACAGCCGAGTTTGTGCGCATCACGCCGTTGGCCGCAGTGCCTGCCGATGGCGTGCCGCGACTGTTCCAGGTTATTCGCGATCGCACCGACGCCTGGACGCATTACGACAGCGAGCCAGTGGGCGCCGTCTACCTGCGCAACGTGGACGGCAAGTTGTTCGCCTTCAACGCCGAATGTCCTCATGCGGGCTGCATGGTGGCGTTTCTGGGCGATCAGAAGAAGTTTCAATGTCCGTGCCACGACAGCAGCTTTCAGGAGAACGGCGAGCGCATCGATCCGCAGCACTGCCCTAGTCCGCGCGGCCTTGATCCGCTGGCCGTTGAGGTGCGCGACGAATCGGGAACGCAGGACGTGTATGTCAAATTCGAGAACTTTTTGGCTGGTTCGAGCAAAAGGATACCCAGGGCATGA
- a CDS encoding cytochrome b N-terminal domain-containing protein: MSALLDWLDDRTGYRALAHEALYERIPGGARWRYVWGSTLVFAFSAQVITGLFLWMAYSPSAQTAWESVFYIQFEMQGGGLLRGLHHFMAQLMVVLLALHLLQVVIDGAYRAPREVNFWVGLILMQIVLGLSLTGYLLPWDQKGYWATKVATNIMGIVPVVGPSLQRLAVGGGSYGHQTLTRFFALHAGVLPGLLIFFLVVHIYVFRRHGIHAKNASEVDSSFWPDQVFKDAVACLAVLAVVLLLVVWRGGAELGAPADAARPYDAARPEWYFLFLFQFLKYFHGESQEILGAIVIPGVVMTVLALMPFVGRWKLGHGFNIAFLVGLLVGIGVLTAAALNADRQNDRYHEAVADAHADAERAITLAEGQGIPPTGAISLVRNDPKIEGRYLFKQNCATCHLYQDAKGVGLAAPAEPKGSNLYGFASRQWIAGLLNPEQVAGPNYFGHTKHVDQEMVNWVKDNVADIDKAELEKGIIALSAQAKLASQRAADAKDAEQIDAGAKLIKEKFGCVDCHPFEEAGEGGTAPNLTGYGSREWLIEFVKNPGHERFYGDNHQMPAFDNVRTPREIELIVDWLRGEWYEPGTPAPAGDSGATPPLATK, translated from the coding sequence ATGAGCGCGCTATTGGATTGGCTCGACGATCGCACCGGGTATCGCGCGCTGGCGCACGAAGCTCTATATGAACGTATTCCGGGGGGCGCCCGCTGGCGATATGTGTGGGGCAGCACGCTGGTGTTCGCATTCTCGGCGCAAGTGATCACAGGGCTGTTCCTGTGGATGGCCTACAGTCCCAGCGCCCAGACGGCGTGGGAGAGCGTCTTCTACATTCAGTTTGAGATGCAAGGGGGGGGGCTGCTGCGCGGACTGCACCACTTTATGGCGCAGCTCATGGTGGTGCTGCTTGCGTTGCACCTGTTGCAAGTGGTGATCGATGGCGCCTATCGGGCGCCGCGCGAAGTAAATTTTTGGGTGGGCTTGATCCTGATGCAGATCGTGTTGGGGTTGTCGCTCACCGGCTATTTGTTGCCGTGGGACCAAAAAGGGTATTGGGCCACCAAGGTCGCCACCAACATCATGGGCATCGTGCCGGTGGTCGGCCCCTCGCTACAGCGACTGGCGGTAGGTGGCGGATCGTACGGGCATCAAACGCTGACGCGATTCTTTGCGCTGCACGCCGGCGTGTTGCCAGGACTGTTGATCTTCTTTTTGGTGGTGCATATCTACGTGTTCCGCCGCCATGGCATCCACGCCAAGAATGCGTCGGAAGTCGACAGCTCGTTTTGGCCCGATCAGGTGTTCAAAGACGCGGTGGCGTGCCTGGCGGTGCTGGCGGTGGTGCTGCTATTGGTTGTCTGGCGTGGCGGCGCCGAGCTTGGCGCCCCGGCCGACGCGGCCCGTCCCTATGATGCCGCGCGCCCCGAGTGGTACTTTTTGTTTTTGTTTCAGTTTCTCAAATACTTTCACGGCGAATCGCAGGAGATTCTGGGGGCGATCGTCATCCCCGGCGTGGTGATGACAGTGCTCGCCTTGATGCCGTTTGTGGGGCGTTGGAAGTTGGGACACGGCTTCAACATTGCCTTTCTAGTGGGGCTATTGGTGGGAATCGGCGTGCTCACCGCAGCGGCGCTGAACGCCGATCGGCAAAACGACCGCTATCACGAGGCGGTGGCCGACGCGCATGCCGACGCCGAGCGCGCCATCACGCTTGCCGAAGGGCAGGGCATTCCGCCGACCGGCGCCATCAGTCTTGTGCGCAACGATCCCAAGATCGAAGGGCGCTACTTGTTCAAACAGAACTGCGCCACTTGCCACCTGTATCAAGACGCCAAGGGCGTCGGGCTGGCGGCGCCGGCGGAGCCCAAGGGATCGAATTTGTATGGCTTCGCCAGTCGCCAGTGGATTGCCGGACTCTTGAACCCAGAGCAAGTGGCGGGGCCCAACTACTTTGGCCATACCAAGCATGTCGATCAGGAAATGGTGAACTGGGTCAAGGACAACGTGGCCGACATCGACAAGGCGGAACTCGAAAAAGGGATCATAGCGCTGTCGGCACAGGCCAAGCTCGCTTCGCAGCGCGCGGCAGACGCCAAGGACGCCGAACAGATTGACGCTGGCGCCAAGCTCATCAAGGAGAAGTTTGGCTGCGTCGATTGCCATCCGTTTGAGGAGGCTGGCGAAGGAGGCACGGCGCCCAATCTGACTGGCTATGGATCGCGCGAATGGTTAATTGAGTTTGTGAAGAACCCAGGCCATGAGCGCTTCTACGGCGACAACCACCAGATGCCGGCGTTCGACAACGTGCGGACGCCGCGCGAGATTGAGCTAATCGTCGATTGGCTGCGCGGCGAGTGGTACGAACCGGGCACGCCAGCGCCGGCGGGTGATTCGGGGGCGACGCCGCCGCTAGCGACGAAATAG